Proteins encoded in a region of the Neodiprion lecontei isolate iyNeoLeco1 chromosome 5, iyNeoLeco1.1, whole genome shotgun sequence genome:
- the LOC107226832 gene encoding haloacid dehalogenase-like hydrolase domain-containing 5, with the protein MTIVSLLKRLSEVNRFYGTRHLSTKPKFGLLFDIDGVIVRGKTVLPPVPKAFERLRDSDGKFRVPTVFVTNSGNALRSQKAKDLSKWIGYQVKEEQVVMAHSPLQMFKQFHEKQFLISGQGPIEDIAKELGFKKTVTIDELAKNFPSLDYVDVAKRNPRCGPIDPDFPRIEGIVMFGEPKAWETSLQLMVDLLLTDGMPVASPLAIPYPHIPVLACNMDLLWVAEAPIPRFGHGAFLLCLENVYKKVTGKNMVYTALVGKPSEVTYHHANRMILNHAKSIGINHNIETIYAVGDNINTDVFGANLYDKYLARYANGKGSKSRSMETLIGNNGLKRCAKACISILVETGVHKRDSEFISEHSPRDFLPVEDALCKPAFIVNDVECAIDLAFKEEKFD; encoded by the exons ATGACAATCGTCAGCTTATTAAAACGACTGTCAGAAGTGAACAGATTCTATGGAACTAGA CATTTAAGTACAAAGCCAAAGTTTGGTCTTCTCTTTGACATTGACGGGGTCATAGTTCGCGGTAAAACGGTTCTGCCTCCCGTGCCAAAAGCCTTTGAACGTCTACGAGATTCGGAtggcaaatttcgagtaccgacAGTATTTGTTACAAACAGCGGGAATGCGCTTCGCAGTCAGAAAGCGAAAGACTTGTCCAAATGGATCGGTTACCAAGTGAAAGAGGAGCAGGTGGTGATGGCGCACTCGCCGTTGCAGatgtttaaacaatttcatgaaaaacaatttttaatatcagGCCAAGGTCCAATTGAAGATATAGCCAAGGAACtaggatttaaaaaaacagtaaCGATCGACGAGCTTGCCAAGAATTTTCCGTCGCTAGATTACGTAGATGTGGCCAAAAGGAATCCACGCTGCGGTCCGATAGATCCTGACTTTCCGAGAATAGAGGGTATCGTCATGTTCGGAGAGCCAAAGGCTTGGGAAACTTCTTTACAACTGATGGTAGATCTTTTGTTGACCGACGGAATGCCCGTTGCTTCACCTCTGGCCATTCCTTACCCACATATCCCAGTATTGGCCTGCAATATGGATCTTCTGTGGGTGGCCGAGGCCCCGATACCAAGATTCGGTCATGGCGCCTTTTTATTATGCCTTGAAAATGTCTACAAAAAAGTTACCGGTAAAAATATGGTCTACACCGCGCTTGTCGGTAAACCGAGCGAAGTAACATACCACCACGCCAATCGTATGATATTAAATCACGCCAAAAGTATCGGGATCAATCACAACATTGAAACGATATACGCGGTTGG CGACAACATAAACACGGATGTTTTTGGGGCAAATTTATACGACAAGTACCTGGCTCGTTATGCAAACGGAAAAGGCAGTAAATCGCGCAGCATGGAGACGCTGATAGGCAACAACGGTCTGAAGCGTTGCGCCAAAGCTTGTATAAGTATTCTTGTCGAAACTGGAGTACACAAACGAGATTCCGAGTTTATATCCGAACACAGTCCCAGGGATTTTTTACCGGTCGAAGATGCGTTGTGCAAACCTGCTTTCATAGTTAATGACGTAGAATGCGCGATTGATCTGGCCTTCAAAGAAGAAAAGTTTGATTAA
- the LOC107226865 gene encoding potential E3 ubiquitin-protein ligase ariadne-2, whose protein sequence is MSGEEYESDMDYTDSDCGDPGYDDYYNNQQWGSEADNDIDSEQNKKDPEYAIHECLKVEEVERLLNENVEELSNRLQITPSLAKVLLHAHEWALQDIILKYRNDASGLLVTSKIKSSHEPDSSIALRGARTGTCLVCVNTLSLERFAALTCGHTFCKDCWCMHFEVQIIQGISTGIGCMAQDCEVLVPEDFVLSLLTKLTMRERYQQFVFRDYVKSHPQLRFCPGPNCQIVVRSKELRAKKVICSSCKTPFCFRCGMDYHAPTDCGTIKKWLTKCADDSETANYICAHTKDCPKCHICIEKNGGCNHMQCYNCKHDFCWMCLGDWKAHGSEYYECSRYKENPNISRESVHAQAREALKKYLHYYERWENHSKSLKLEEQTLETIKSRIHKKVMHASGTWIDWQHLFEAASLLARCRYTLQYTYPYAYFMEAGPRKVLFEYQQAQLEAEIENLSWKIERAETTDRGDLENQKDIAEKRRVTLLKDFLEV, encoded by the exons ATGTCGGGCGAAGAATATGAGAGCGACATGGATTACACGGATTCGGATTGCGGCGATCCAGGATACGACGATTATTACAATAATCAGCAATGGGGCAGCGAGGCAGACAACGACATTGATTCAGAGCAGAACAAAAAAGATCCGGAATATGCGATTCACGAGTGCCTCAAAGTCGAAGAGGTAGAAAGACTTTTAAATGAGAATGTCGAAGAACTGAGTAATAGATTACAGATCACGCCATCCCTAGCCAAAGTATTGTTGCATGCCCATGAGTGGGCGCTTCAAGATATTATCCTCAAGTATCGCAACGACGCCTCCGGTCTTTTGGTTACTTCCAAAATCAAATCCTCCCATGAACCGGACAGCAGCATAGCCCTCAGAGGTGCAAGGACTGGAACATGTTTGGTTTGTGTTAATACTTTGTCCCTGGAAAGATTCGCCGCTCTAACATGCGGCCATACCTTCTGCAAGGACTGCTGGTGTATGCATTTCGAAGTTCAAATTATACAAGGCATTTCAACCG GAATTGGTTGCATGGCTCAGGACTGCGAAGTACTTGTGCCAGAAGATTTTGTCCTATCTCTCCTTACCAAATTGACAATGAGAGAAAGATATCAGCAGTTTGTCTTCCGTGATTACGTCAAGTCTCATCCGCAGCTTCGCTTTTGTCCAGGACCGAATTGCCAGATAGTCGTACGCTCCAAAGAATTGAGAGCCAAAAAAGTCATCTGTTCCTCTTGTAAAACACCATTTTG CTTCAGGTGTGGTATGGATTATCATGCACCAACCGACTGCGGTACGATAAAGAAATGGCTTACTAAATGTGCAGATGACTCAGAGACTGCAAATTACATATGCGCTCACACCAAAGAT TGTCCAAAGTGCCACATTTGCATAGAAAAAAACGGCGGGTGCAATCATATGCAATGTTACAATTGCAAACACGATTTTTGCTGGATGTGCCTGGGTGATTGGAAGGCACATGGCAGCGAATACTACGAATGTTCACGGTATAAGGAAAATCCTAATATTTCTCGTGAAAGTGTCCATGCACAAGCTCGGGAAGCCctgaaaaaatatctacattatTATGAAagg TGGGAAAATCACAGCAAGTCGCTCAAGCTGGAAGAGCAAACACTGGAAACAATAAAATCTCGCATCCACAAGAAAGTAATGCATGCCAGTGGAACATGGATTGATTGGCAACACTTGTTTGAAGCTGCTTCTCTTTTGGCCCGCTGTAGGTATACGCTCCAGTACACATATCCATATGCTTATTTCATGGAGGCAGGACCGCGAAAAGTACTG ttcGAGTATCAGCAAGCGCAATTGGAAGCAGAGATAGAGAATCTATCTTGGAAAATTGAGCGTGCAGAAACAACGGATCGTGGTGATCTTGAGAATCAGAAGGACATAGCCGAGAAACGGCGTGTAACTTTGCTCAAGGATTTTTTAGAGGTCTGA
- the LOC107226868 gene encoding polynucleotide 5'-hydroxyl-kinase NOL9 produces MTTNGYDRKFKNRVRKLLTNKIGEISKARSKKQKQVIDCLTRKRAVISKPPQTITVVDDEYSTEVSTKDVDEIFNKKLKSEKRKKRPSEDSCETTKKQKIHKKKQKVEKEETPQSDRILKKEKARSKRLRQNVSKSEELLTFPTDNLHLTENTDHDNAYMNDNLTNTNRYAINDSLTILERRKRFRDPTVINGVPLNMSNLSIFNSSVTYVSTDFTASNSRDDFGCSFFSDAEDSNLNTNLINSNSKPTIMENATMDTESIDGGVNEDIDDVANLFVNTAVDIKEYDSDVSLVSSGDKSHPNSSSTPSKNDFRAELPFQDSEITLETPSKIKPKFYSLQNKVIAIMSPSCKFYFNGKLRIKVLIGKVEIYGFVFSKSETVVPAEIYSPRGVSLVSIETVCDKINENTSTESICNLLRTEGINIDVAENLAKKLNNFPGGQAVVVLENLENTLTKFLDTYYQFKLFPKVEDTTNYHNLHPKRAEKLLQAVFQYDNLQGKQLQKDSYRDSNVLKRLVNQNPNDYQRILIAGGKSVGKSTTLRYFINGLLPTRKEIVVVDFDPGQPEFTPSGCISLSLIDRPLIGPNYTHLKTPFYQLFIEEVDVTRCIPRYVNAAKKLVEYLNESTRLRNSTVVINTMGFCTGVGWDIIVYIIKLIHPSTVVQIGSHRPKNNFLRPLSSKVINEQIPILSPDRLAGREDEYSLWDNACDHDLHVVPTLAESKGKFGDLWEIGPRQQRDLTLLSYLSKILKYDELGEKFLFTQSLRINDAVPYSVPLSGLTISLMRPVVPASHILATMNGNIVALCGIDETQENSEEARAAEEVYPKTLPRAPLSTCYGFGIVRGVDVKTGKAYVNTPLSISELQSVNAFVGCIPLPVKLIGGLGHRNAPYVSEGVNLPTSRDTNRRFFRMRRHYVHRY; encoded by the exons ATGACGACAAACGGCTATGAccggaaattcaaaaatcgtgTCAG aaaattgcTGACCAATAAAATAGGTGAAATATCGAAGGCCCGttccaaaaaacaaaagcaaGTGATTGATTGTCTTACAAGAAAACGCGCCGTTATTTCAAAACCACCACAAACAATTACCGTCGTAGACGATGAGTATTCAACTGAAGTTTCGACGAAAGATGTTGACgaaatatttaacaaaaaattaaaatcagaaaaacgtaaaaaacgTCCCAGCGAAGACAGCTGCGAGacaacaaagaaacaaaaaatacacaaaaaaaagcaaaaagttgaaaaagaagaaactcCTCAATCAGATCgtatattgaaaaaagaaaaggcaCGTTCAAAGCGTTTGCGACAGAATGTTTCGAAATCTGAAGAATTGCTAACATTTCCGACTGACAATTTACATCTTACGGAGAATACTGATCATGATAATGCTTATATGAACGATAATTTGACGAATACGAATCGTTACGCCATAAATGATTCACTAACAATTttggaaagaagaaagagattTAGAGATCCAACGGTAATAAATGGAGTTCCATTAAACATGTCAAACTTGTCAATATTTAATTCATCAGTTACATATGTAAGCACAGATTTTACGGCGTCAAATTCGCGGGATGATTTTGGTTGCAGCTTTTTTTCTGACGCGGAAGATTCGAATTTGAAcacaaatttaataaattccaATAGCAAACCCACGATCATGGAGAATGCTACAATGGATACTGAATCAATTGATGGAGGTGTTAACGAAGATATCGACGACGTTGCGAATCTGTTTGTAAATACAGCCGTAGATATCAAGGAGTATGATTCGGACGTATCGCTTGTTTCGAGTGGGGACAAATCACATCCAAACTCTTCCTCGACTCCGAGCAAAAACGATTTCAGGGCAGAACTGCCGTTTCAGGATTCGGAAATAACATTGGAAACCCCGTCAAAAATAAAGCCAAAATTTTACAGTCTTCAAAATAAGGTTATAGCCATAATGAGTCCGTCTTGTAAATTTTACTTTAACGGAAAATTGCGCATCAAAGTCTTGATCGGCAAGGTAGAAATATACGGGTTTGTTTTTAGTAAAAGCGAAACCGTCGTGCCCGCCGAAATTTATTCCCCGAGAGGGGTGAGTTTGGTGAGCATAGAGACTGTCTGCGACAAGATCAATGAGAATACGAGCACAGAAAGCATTTGCAATTTGTTGAGAACGGAGGGAATCAACATCGACGTAGCGGAAAATCTCGCAAAGAAACTGAACAATTTTCCCGGCGGACAAGCAGTTGTggttttggaaaatttggaaaacacTCTGACGAAATTTTTGGACACTTATTACCAGTTCAAACTGTTCCCGAAGGTCGAAGATACGACAAATTATCACAACTTGCATCCAAAAAGGGcggaaaaattattgcaagCGGTATTTCAGTACGACAATCTGCAGGGAAAGCAGTTACAAAAAGACAGTTATCGCGATTCGAATGTATTGAAACGACTTGTGAACCAGAATCCGAACGATTATCAACGAATATTGATTGCTGGCGGCAAGAGCGTCGGGAAGTCGACGACTCTGCGATATTTCATAAACGGTTTGTTGCCCACCCGCAAGGAAATCGTCGTCGTAGATTTCGATCCTGGTCAACCGGAATTCACGCCGTCTGGATGCATTTCTTTGAGCTTGATCGACCGGCCTTTAATCGGGCCGAATTACACCCACCTGAAAACCCCATTTTACCAGCTTTTTATCGAAGAAGTTGACGTGACCCGATGCATTCCACGCTACGTAAATGCGGCAAAAAAATTGGTAGAATACCTGAACGAATCGACGAGATTACGGAACAGCACAGTCGTCATTAACACGATGGGATTTTGTACCGGTGTCGGATGGGACATCATAGTCTACATTATCAAACTAATTCACCCTTCAACAGTCGTGCAAATAGGTAGCCATAGACCGAAAAACAACTTCTTGCGCCCGTTGAGCAGTAAAGTGATCAACGAGCAG ATCCCGATTCTTTCACCAGATCGTTTAGCCGGTCGTGAGGACGAATATTCACTCTGGGATAATGCTTGCGATCACGATTTACACGTGGTGCCGACGCTCGCCGAATCGAAAGGAAAATTCGGAGATTTGTGGGAAATCGGACCACGCCAACAGCGCGATCTCACACTGCTATCGTACCTCAGTAAAATTCTGAAGTACGACGAGctcggagaaaaattttt ATTCACTCAGTCGTTGCGAATCAACGATGCAGTTCCCTACTC GGTACCGTTGTCAGGTTTAACGATATCGTTGATGCGCCCGGTAGTTCCGGCTTCCCATATTCTGGCAACAATGAACGGAAACATCGTCGCCTTATGCGGGATCGATGAGACCCAAGAGAATTCTGAGGAGGCTCGTGCTGCGGAGGAAGTTTATCCGAAAACTTTGCCGAGAGCGCCGTTATCGACGTGTTACGGATTCG GAATCGTGCGGGGCGTCGACGTGAAGACCGGAAAGGCATATGTCAACACT